The DNA window TGGTCGGGCGCTCCGGCGCCTGCGTCGGCTGTCCGGGGGCGACGAGGCGAGCGAGGTCACGCGCCTGCTCGACGTCGTCAAGCTGCCGCCGGACCTGGCGGGCCGCAAGCCCGACCGGCTCTCCGGCGGTCAGAAGCAGCGCGTGGCCATCGCGCGAGCGCTGGCCGGCAATCCCGAGGTGATCGTCGCCGATGAGCCCGTCTCCGCGCTCGATGTGTCCGTGCAGGCGTCCATCATCAACCTCCTGAACGAGATCCAGGCCGAGCGAGACGCCACCTTGATCTTCATCTCCCACGACCTCTCGGTCGTGCGCTATCTCGCCGATCACGTCGCGGTGATGTATCTGGGCGCTGTCGTCGAGTTCGGTCAGGTCGCCGACGTCTTCGCGCCGCCCTTTCACCCGTACACGGAAGCGCTGCTCTCCGCCGTCCCCGTGTCCGACCCGGACGCCCAGGGCGCCCGCATCGTTCTCGAGGGTCCGCTGCCGAGCGCGACCGAGATTCCGCGGGGCTGCCCGTTCAGCGGCCGATGCCCACGCCGGGTGGGCGCGATCTGTGACGAGGTCCCGCCGCCCACGCTGCAGCTCGCGAGCGGCCATCGCATCGTCTGTCACATTCCGGCGGACGAGCTGATGCAGCTCCAGAGCGCTCCTACTCGATGATGAAGTGGGCCTCGGTGGTCCGCCCCGTCCGGCCGTTGATGGGCAGGATGTCCTGCGGACAGGCGGAGAACGCGACGACCAGATCGATCTCCGCGCGAAAGACCGCGTAGCTCCCCGGCGTGGAGACGGGCTCTCCCCACGCGAGGGTCCCGTCGGCCGTCCAGGGAATGTTCATGAACAGGTTGAGCGGCGACGGCGTCGCGGGGACCGTGATGCCGAGGCCCGCGAGTCCCGCGTGCAGATTGTCCCGGCAGTTGTCGTGATGGCCTTCGACCCCGAGCAGGCGGTAGCGCGGAACGTCGCAGGCCGCCATGAGCGTGTCGTGGGCGCCCCCCGAGGTATCCTCGACCAGCGTCAGGATCGGACGCCGCTGGTTCGTGAGGAACGTGTCGCCCACGGCGGCCCGCAGCTTCATGAACCACGCGCGGCTGGCCTCCATCGACATCCACTCCGTGACGTCGCGCGCGCTGAACGCCCACGTGTCGACCACCTGCGTGCCGTGGGTATTGATGATCTTGACGCGCTGGCCGGCGGCCATCCGCGCGGCCGCGCCGCGCCGGGCGGGGATCGTGAGGAGCTGCGTGGTCGCCATCGGTCCTTCCTCCTTGCTCGCTCGCGGCTAGGTAGCTCGGAGGAGGGCTCCGCCCCCCTTCCGAAGCCTCCCCCCGAACCGGTTGCGCCGGCGAAGCCGGCGCTCGAAGCGGAACATTCCTGCTCGCGAGAATCTGGCGATTACTCGGACAGACTCCTACCCGTGGCGGAGGCCGTGGTCTCCGCGATAGTCCGAGACCGCGGGAGAGCGCCAGCCCGCGAGCAGCGCCAGGTCCGGCCGCCAGATCTCCACGCCGAGCGGGCGGCAGGTGCGGAGCGGATCGCCCGCCTCTTCCCCCCACATCTGCACGGAGAGATCGCCGTGGGGACAGGTCGAGATCGCGCAGAGCACGTCGATCTCGGCGAAGAACTCGATGAAGTCCCCCTTCTTGGCCGGGCTCGCCTTGACGAAGTAGCGGTCGTCCGCGGTCAGGCCCGTGACCTGGAAGATGTTCAGGACGTCGTGGACGTCGAGCTCGGTCAGGCGGTACGGGGCCACCGCGCGCACGAGGTTGGAATGGCAGCAGAGGTCGAAGTCCTCGCCGTTGAGCATCTTGTGGACGTAGGGATCACAGCGCGTGCCGAGCAGGTCGTGGCACCCCGCCCCGTCCTCGTCGCGACCGTAGCGGATCGTGTCGTTGGTGATGGTCAGCATCGGCCGGAGATACGGCAGGCAGGACCACAGCCGGTCGTGGGTGGTGACGTGCGCGCGGTGGAGCTGCTTGGTCCGCGCCGCCCAGAAGCGCTC is part of the Candidatus Methylomirabilota bacterium genome and encodes:
- a CDS encoding urea carboxylase-associated family protein produces the protein MATTQLLTIPARRGAAARMAAGQRVKIINTHGTQVVDTWAFSARDVTEWMSMEASRAWFMKLRAAVGDTFLTNQRRPILTLVEDTSGGAHDTLMAACDVPRYRLLGVEGHHDNCRDNLHAGLAGLGITVPATPSPLNLFMNIPWTADGTLAWGEPVSTPGSYAVFRAEIDLVVAFSACPQDILPINGRTGRTTEAHFIIE
- a CDS encoding DUF1989 domain-containing protein, with the translated sequence MAPPRVIYEPKPGSPIEVDRQFYDRLAGSARTPVEQFIVPMRSGRAWPVRAGQIFRIVAVEGPQVADFNAWNLANPRERFWAARTKQLHRAHVTTHDRLWSCLPYLRPMLTITNDTIRYGRDEDGAGCHDLLGTRCDPYVHKMLNGEDFDLCCHSNLVRAVAPYRLTELDVHDVLNIFQVTGLTADDRYFVKASPAKKGDFIEFFAEIDVLCAISTCPHGDLSVQMWGEEAGDPLRTCRPLGVEIWRPDLALLAGWRSPAVSDYRGDHGLRHG